TTTGTCAGTTTAAAACTCGAAAAGTTTAAGCTTGATGGCAAGGATGTCCCCTTATCTGTATCTGCAGGTTCAACAAGTTTTGCCTATTCTACTCAAAAACTCTCCGAGGGAGAGCATTTTGTAGATGTTGACCTTTTGTATTGCTGTTTATTGTCCAAAGAAATCAATTTAAAGTGGTCTTTTGTTGTCGATACAGTAGCTCCCGAAGTGAGCTTTGAGAATTTTAATGGCGTCATAGCAACTCCGGTATCAAGAATTAATCTTAAAGGCAACACTGAACCGGGTGCTGAAATAAAAGTTCTTTTAAACGGGAACAAGATATCGTTTGAGGAAATTGATTCACGTGGGAATTTTACTCTTAATATATGGAGATTACCTGAGAAAGAAAATGAATTAACTTTAGAAGCTGTTGACGTGGCTGGAAATATTTGGAGCAAGAAAATCCCGATTTTATTTGACGCGTCTGCCCCAAAAATATTGAGTGTTTTCCCTGAAATTGATTCTATTGTAAGAGGGGATATGCCTGTCATAGAAGTCGGTTTTGAGGAAAATACAAAAGTGGCTTCAGCGAATATCTGGGTTGAAGGCGAAAAAATTGAGAGTGAAATTGATTTTGAAAGAATGGTGCTTAAAAGTAAGCCTATCTATGTTGTCAACGGAGAACATGAAGTAAGGGTAGAGATTATCGATGTTGCGGGAAACAAGGGGAGCGAAAAGTGGTCATTTAAATCCGATAGCACTCGATTGGTTTTAGATATTTCTGAGAGAAAATTGTATCTTTACGAGGGGGGGCTGGTGAAAAAAATTTACAGAGTTGCCGTGGGGAGTCCGCGATATCCTACTCCTCTTGGAAGTTACAGAATAACTTCAAAAAGAATGCATCCTACCTGGTACAATCCGAACAAACCATGGTCTGAAGATATGCCGCCTTTCATCCCACCCGGCCCGGGGAATCCCTTGGGACCAAGAGCATTAAATCTTAGCGCTTCAGGGATAAGAATTCACGGTACTCCCTCAACGTGGTCTATAGGAAGGGCTGCGTCGCATGGTTGTATACGAATGTATCCACGTGACGCGATAGATCTTTTTCCCAGGGTGTCTGTCGGGGTTCCTGTTGATATTATTAGATGAATCTGGAGACAGAATGATTTATCAATCGAGTTTCAATCTACATTCCTATAAGTCTGCCAACCTGTTTGATATAACTGAGGATGTTTTGTTGGAGATTTCGCAGAGCGAAGTTGATGAGGGATTAATATCTATCTTTTCTATGTCGGACTCTCGGATTACGCTTTTTTGGAAAAATTAATATCAATAAAAGACCCGTCATAAATCCTCCTATGTGTGCAAACCAAGCAACCCCTCCACTCGATTGCATCACCGGTGTTGTGATTGCGGCGTACCCGCTT
The window above is part of the Candidatus Oleimmundimicrobium sp. genome. Proteins encoded here:
- a CDS encoding L,D-transpeptidase, whose translation is MKGKKLIVCSFAGAIILSILTWGYFYAFGGSFIKIAPSGKNVISDSAPTISIKTLTPFVSLKLEKFKLDGKDVPLSVSAGSTSFAYSTQKLSEGEHFVDVDLLYCCLLSKEINLKWSFVVDTVAPEVSFENFNGVIATPVSRINLKGNTEPGAEIKVLLNGNKISFEEIDSRGNFTLNIWRLPEKENELTLEAVDVAGNIWSKKIPILFDASAPKILSVFPEIDSIVRGDMPVIEVGFEENTKVASANIWVEGEKIESEIDFERMVLKSKPIYVVNGEHEVRVEIIDVAGNKGSEKWSFKSDSTRLVLDISERKLYLYEGGLVKKIYRVAVGSPRYPTPLGSYRITSKRMHPTWYNPNKPWSEDMPPFIPPGPGNPLGPRALNLSASGIRIHGTPSTWSIGRAASHGCIRMYPRDAIDLFPRVSVGVPVDIIR